A window of Stenotrophomonas indicatrix genomic DNA:
TGGAGGTCTACCGGCTGACCGGCACGCCGATCAGTGAATGGCAGCGCCGCCCCGGGGTGGCCCCGTTGCCGGTGCGCACGTTGAAGCTGATTCTGGCGCCGCGCGACCGCGCCGTCCTGCACCAGCGCATCGAGGCCCGCTTTGACGCCATGCTCGCGCAGGGCTTCCTCGACGAAGTGCGCGCCCTGCGTGCATTGCCGGAAATGCGGGCGGTGGCCGCACCGCTGGACCTGCCCGCCGTCCGCGCGGTGGGGTATCGCCAGGCCTGGGAGTACCTGGACGGGGACGGGGACGCGGCCCGCTTCCGGGACAAGTCCATTTTCGCCACCCGGCAACTGGCCAAGCGCCAGCTTACCTGGCTGCGCGGCGAGCTTGATGCGCGCTGGTTCGACCCCCATATGGATGGGGAGCGCCTCGCAGGCGCGGTGTCGACCTTCGTTGCACGCTGAACCGACGCTGGCCGTGTACCATCATGGGCCGGAAAGCGGCTCGGGGGTCGCGGCAACCGCCGGCTACCAATAAGAACAATAATCAGGAGTGTGCAATGTCCAAGGGGCAATCGCTGCAGGATCCTTTCTTGAATGCACTGCGGCGCGAGCGCGTGCCGGTTTCGGTGTACCTGGTCAACGGCATCAAGCTGCAGGGCACGATCGAATCGTTCGATCAGTTCGTGGTCCTGCTGCGCAACACCGTCAGCCAGATGGTCTACAAGCACGCCATTTCCACCGTGGTGCCGGCGCGCAACGTCAAGGTCGGCCCGGGTGGTGGGTACGTGCAATCAGGTGAGGATGGTCAGGCGGGTGATGAAGCAGACGAATGATGTTGGAGCGGTGAATGTTTGACCGCTCGAAAAAGGGCGAACACGCCCTGTTGATCCAGCCGCATTTCGGCAAGCTGGAAGACGATGTGCTGGAAGAATTCGGTGATCTGGCCCGCTCGGCCGGGGCCAGCATCGCGGTGACCATCACCGCGCGGCTGGATCGCCCCAACCCGTCGACCCTGATCGGCAGCGGCAAGCTGGATGAGATCAAGGCCGCCGCCGAAGCCACCGGCGCAGACCTGATCCTGGTCAACCAC
This region includes:
- the hfq gene encoding RNA chaperone Hfq, which produces MSKGQSLQDPFLNALRRERVPVSVYLVNGIKLQGTIESFDQFVVLLRNTVSQMVYKHAISTVVPARNVKVGPGGGYVQSGEDGQAGDEADE